The following coding sequences lie in one Arabidopsis thaliana chromosome 3, partial sequence genomic window:
- the CML41 gene encoding calmodulin-like 41 (calmodulin-like 41 (CML41); FUNCTIONS IN: calcium ion binding; INVOLVED IN: biological_process unknown; LOCATED IN: chloroplast; EXPRESSED IN: 17 plant structures; EXPRESSED DURING: 11 growth stages; CONTAINS InterPro DOMAIN/s: EF-Hand 1, calcium-binding site (InterPro:IPR018247), EF-HAND 2 (InterPro:IPR018249), EF-hand-like domain (InterPro:IPR011992), Calcium-binding EF-hand (InterPro:IPR002048), EF-hand (InterPro:IPR018248); BEST Arabidopsis thaliana protein match is: calmodulin-like 38 (TAIR:AT1G76650.3); Has 18492 Blast hits to 11277 proteins in 1402 species: Archae - 0; Bacteria - 68; Metazoa - 6531; Fungi - 4523; Plants - 4805; Viruses - 0; Other Eukaryotes - 2565 (source: NCBI BLink).) has product MATQKEKPSSNSFKWFSTKTLKLNLSFQNRRRSPKSNSSSTLNSPRSNSDDNNNIKSHQASKEELRQVFSHFDSDGDGKISAFELRHYFGSVGEYISHEAAQEAINEVDTDADGSLGFEDFVGLMTRRDLYGDGEVDGDGELKTAFEMFEVEKGSGCITPKGLQKMLVKLGESRTYGECEAMIKFYDIDGNGILDFHEFRQMMTV; this is encoded by the coding sequence ATGGCAACTCAAAAAGAGAAACCTTCCTCCAATTCTTTCAAATGGTTTTCCACCAAAACCTTAAAGTTAAACCTTAGTTTCCAAAACCGACGAAGatcaccaaaatcaaactctTCGTCAACCTTAAACTCTCCAAGAAGCAACAGtgatgacaacaacaacataaagaGTCACCAGGCCTCCAAAGAAGAGCTCCGTCAAGTCTTCAGCCATTTCGACAGCGACGGCGACGGTAAGATCTCAGCCTTTGAGCTCAGACATTACTTCGGCTCTGTCGGTGAGTATATATCTCACGAGGCAGCTCAAGAGGCGATAAACGAAGTTGACACTGACGCAGACGGGTCTCTAGGGTTTGAGGACTTTGTTGGATTGATGACAAGAAGAGATCTTTACGGTGACGGTGAAGTTGATGGCGATGGAGAGTTGAAGACAGCGTTTGAGATGTTCGAGGTGGAAAAAGGATCAGGCTGCATAACACCAAAGGGTTTGCAAAAGATGCTTGTGAAGTTAGGGGAATCAAGAACGTACGGAGAGTGTGAAGCCATGATAAAGTTTTACGATATAGATGGTAATGGAATTCTTGATTTTCATGAGTTTCGTCAAATGATGACGGTTTAG
- a CDS encoding BTB/POZ domain protein, translating into MAEIKNAKVEQRQTKIRNVPVAVTPEGFWCCPSPVAFQKTLKSHNSLTKHKQSSPALQPPKPEKKPSSTTIRSVIASDETQQNLGSFDTVHSIAVPATVQERPQRQKVETLPRKVAIEFGEPGSSDAKVILVGKQGFCVKLSVHKKVLVDHSCFFAKKLAEKDSVFACLEIESCEDAELYVETIGLMYCKDMKQRLMKQNVSRVLRVLKVAELLGFSSCIQSCLDYLEAVPWVGEEEEEKVISSILRLKTEGVGVTPVLKRVASNAVDPPKETLSRIIELVLRSKEEKSRREMKSIVLKLLREQNGANVADNFNDTIYSSCQTCLDSVLSLFKQASEGEKPETDTKQIAVEADNLTWLLDVLAERQAAEEFSVTWANQKELALLHEKLPLMSRYHISRVTSRLFIGIGRGELLPSKDTRLLLLTTWLQPLFNDYNWLQHGCRSFDGKLVEEGIGRTILTLPLEDQQSILLSWLGSFLNGGDGCPNLQRAFEVWWRRSFIRPYSDRQANGSCQTDSTSKEE; encoded by the exons ATGGCGGAGATCAAGAATGCTAAAGTAGAACAAAGGCAAACGAAGATTAGGAATGTTCCAGTAGCTGTAACTCCTGAAGGTTTCTGGTGTTGTCCTTCTCCTGTTGCGTTTCAAAAGACTCTTAAATCTCACAACTCTCTCACCAAACACAAGCAATCTTCTCCTGCTCTTCAACCTCCTAAGCCGGAGAAGAAACCATCTTCGACTACTATTAGATCCGTCATTGCTTCTGATGAAACTCAACAGAATTTGGGTAGTTTTGATACTGTTCATAGTATTGCTGTTCCTGCGACGGTTCAAGAGAGACCACAGAGGCAAAAGGTTGAGACTTTACCGAGGAAAGTTGCTATTGAGTTTGGTGAACCGGGAAGTAGTGATGCTAAAGTGATTTTGGTTGGGAAGCAAGGTTTTTGTGTGAAGCTTAGTGTTCATAAGAAAGTTTTGGTTGATCATAGTTGTTTCTTTGCTAAGAAACTAGCTGAGAAAGATTCGGTTTTTGCTTGTCTTGAGATTGAGAGCTGTGAAGATGCTGAGCTTTACGTTGAGACTATTGGACTTATGTATTGTAAAGATATGAAGCAACGActtatgaaacaaaatgttaGCAGAGTTCTTCGTGTCCTCAAG GTTGCAGAGCTTCTTGGTTTTAGTTCATGTATACAGTCTTGTTTGGATTACTTAGAAGCTGTGCCTTGggttggggaagaagaagaggagaaagtTATCTCATCGATTCTTAGATTAAAAACTGAAGGAGTTGGTGTCACGCCTGTTCTCAAACGAGTTGCTTCTAATGCTGTGGATCCACCAAAGGAGACGCTATCACGCATCattgagcttgttttaagaagcaaagagGAGAAAAGTCGACGTGAGATGAAATCTATTGTTCTGAAGCTTCTTAGAGAACAGAATGGAGCCAATGTAGCTGATAACTTCAATGATACAATCTATTCCTCTTGCCAAACCTGCTTGGATTCGGTTCTGTCTCTGTTTAAACAAGCTTCTGAGGGAGAGAAACCTGAGACTGATACCAAACAGATTGCTGTAGAAGCAGATAACCTCACGTGGCTCCTTGATGTGTTAGCGGAAAGACAAGCTGCAGAGGAATTCTCAGTCACATGGGCAAACCAAAAGGAGCTCGCTTTGTTACATGAGAAGCTTCCTTTAATGTCTCGTTACCATATAAGCCGTGTAACATCTCGGCTCTTTATAGGGATTGGGAGAGGAGAATTGTTGCCTTCAAAGGACACTCGACTTCTGCTACTAACAACATGGTTGCAACCGTTGTTCAATGACTATAACTGGCTTCAACATGGTTGCAGATCGTTTGATGGTAAACTAGTGGAGGAAGGAATTGGTCGGACGATACTGACACTACCATTGGAAGATCAGCAGAGCATTTTACTGTCGTGGCTCGGGAGTTTTCTAAACGGAGGAGATGGATGTCCGAATCTTCAGAGAGCTTTTGAGGTTTGGTGGAGACGATCTTTCATTAGACCTTACTCAGATCGTCAAGCTAATGGTTCGTGTCAAACAGATTCAACTTCAAAAGAGGAGTGA
- a CDS encoding esterase/lipase/thioesterase family protein (esterase/lipase/thioesterase family protein; FUNCTIONS IN: hydrolase activity, carboxylesterase activity; INVOLVED IN: embryo development ending in seed dormancy; EXPRESSED IN: 23 plant structures; EXPRESSED DURING: 13 growth stages; CONTAINS InterPro DOMAIN/s: Uncharacterised protein family UPF0017, hydrolase-like, conserved site (InterPro:IPR000952), AB-hydrolase YheT, putative (InterPro:IPR012020), Alpha/beta hydrolase fold-1 (InterPro:IPR000073); BEST Arabidopsis thaliana protein match is: alpha/beta-Hydrolases superfamily protein (TAIR:AT5G49950.1); Has 2554 Blast hits to 2547 proteins in 951 species: Archae - 0; Bacteria - 1494; Metazoa - 334; Fungi - 200; Plants - 135; Viruses - 0; Other Eukaryotes - 391 (source: NCBI BLink).), with protein sequence MARVAFATSSPPLISSVRTLRRHFSVFAAANPEMSRPSHHSSLEVIGGGSDRFLPSLKDSLAKPYNAFPLIGFNRHVETIYASFFRSVPFVRLRRECLRTKDNGSVALDWVAGEDRHFPPDSPILILLPGLTGGSQDSYVRHMLLRAQSKKWRCVVFNSRGCGDSPVTTPQFYSASFLGDIGEVIDHVVDKFPKANLYAAGWSLGGNILVNYLGQESHNCPLTAAVSLCNPFDLVIADEDFHKGFNNVYDKALSKSLRRIFSKHSLLFEDIGGEFNIPLAANAETVRDFDDGLTRVSFGFKSVDEYYSKSSSSKAIKHVRIPLLCIQAANDPIAPERGIPRDDIKANPNCVLIVTPRGGHLGWVAGEEAPNGAPWTDQVVMEFLQHVENRETINGERSFEDVHDQIQV encoded by the exons ATGGCGAGAGTCGCCTTTGCCACATCATCGCCGCCGTTAATCTCATCAGTTCGTACTCTCCGCCGTCATTTCTCAGTTTTCGCCGCCGCGAATCCAGAAATGTCTCGTCCCTCTCACCACAGCTCTCTCGAAGTTATCGGCGGAGGAAGTGATCGTTTCTTACCGTCGTTAAAGGACTCACTCGCTAAACCGTACAATGCGTTTCCTCTAATCGGATTTAACCGCCACGTGGAGACAATCTACGCATCTTTCTTTCGTTCTGTTCCTTTCGTTAGACTCCGCCGTGAATGTCTCCGAACTAAAGACAACGGCTCTGTTGCTTTGGATTGGGTCGCCGGCGAAGATAGGCACTTTCCTCCTGATTCACCAATCCTCATTTTGTTG CCAGGTTTAACAGGAGGAAGTCAAGATTCGTATGTTAGACATATGTTGTTAAGAGCTCAAAGTAAAAAATGGCGTTGTGTTGTGTTTAATAGCCGTGGTTGTGGAGATAGTCCTGTGACCACTCCTCag TTCTACTCGGCTTCGTTTTTAGGAGACATTGGTGAAGTGATTGATCATGTTGTTGATAAATTCCCAAAAGCCAATTTGTATGCTGCTGGATGGTCTCTTGGAGGCAACATTCTTGTTAACTATTTGGGTCAG GAATCTCATAACTGTCCTCTCACTGCTGCTGTTTCTTTGTGCAATCcttttgatttggttataGCAGATGAAGATTTCCATAAGGGTTTTAACAATGTTTATGACAAGGCCTTGTCGAAATCTCTTCGTAGAATATTTAGCAA acattctcttctttttgaagACATAGGAGGTGAATTTAACATTCCTTTGGCTGCAAATGCTGAGACGGTTAGGGATTTCGATGATGGCTTAACCCGAG TCTCGTTCGGTTTCAAATCAGTAGATGAGTACTATTCCAAGTCGAGCAGCTCCAAAGCTATAAAACATGTCCGCATACCCTTGCTTTGCATTCAG GCAGCAAATGATCCCATTGCTCCTGAGAGAGGTATCCCTCGCGATGACATCAAG GCAAACCCAAACTGCGTGTTGATTGTGACACCAAGAGGAGGGCACTTGGGATGGGTGGCAGGTGAAGAAGCTCCCAACGGAGCTCCTTGGACCGACCAAGTGGTTATGGAGTTTCTGCAACATGTAGAGAATCGTGAAACCATTAACGGGGAGAGATCTTTCGAGGATGTCCATGATCAGATTCAAGTCTAA